One region of Cyanobium sp. M30B3 genomic DNA includes:
- the clpP gene encoding ATP-dependent Clp endopeptidase proteolytic subunit ClpP yields the protein MPIVIEESGRGERAFDIYSRLLRERIVFLGETVTAESANRIVAQLLFLEAEDPDKDIYLYINSPGGSVYDGLGIFDTMQHIKPDVHTVCVGLAASMGAFLLCAGTKGKRSSLTHSRIMIHQPLGGARGQASDIRIQADEILYLKKKLNQELADRTGQPLERMEEDTDRDFFMSPAEAVEYGLIDKVIEKRPVRPV from the coding sequence ATCCCGATTGTGATTGAAGAGTCGGGCCGGGGTGAACGTGCGTTCGACATCTATTCCCGGTTGCTGCGCGAGAGGATCGTGTTCCTCGGTGAAACGGTGACGGCCGAGTCGGCCAACCGCATCGTGGCCCAGTTGCTGTTCCTCGAGGCGGAGGATCCCGACAAGGACATCTACCTCTACATCAACTCTCCGGGGGGCTCCGTCTACGACGGCCTTGGCATTTTCGACACCATGCAGCACATCAAGCCCGACGTGCACACGGTGTGCGTGGGTCTGGCCGCCTCCATGGGCGCCTTCCTGCTCTGTGCCGGCACCAAGGGAAAGCGCAGCAGCCTCACCCACTCGCGCATCATGATCCACCAGCCCCTGGGTGGGGCCCGCGGCCAGGCCAGCGACATCCGCATCCAGGCCGATGAGATCCTCTATCTCAAGAAGAAACTCAACCAGGAACTCGCCGACCGCACCGGCCAGCCGCTGGAGAGGATGGAGGAGGACACCGATCGCGACTTCTTCATGTCACCAGCGGAGGCCGTGGAGTACGGGCTGATCGACAAGGTGATCGAAAAGCGGCCTGTGCGTCCCGTCTGA
- a CDS encoding DUF2256 domain-containing protein translates to MGRRGRAGDARPGGKGVPPSQRASKICPVCGRSFLWRRKWAAVWDQVIYCSDRCRHNKKPGV, encoded by the coding sequence ATGGGTCGTCGTGGCCGTGCTGGCGATGCCCGGCCCGGCGGCAAGGGGGTTCCCCCCAGCCAGCGGGCCAGCAAGATCTGCCCCGTGTGTGGCAGATCTTTTTTATGGCGCCGCAAGTGGGCTGCGGTGTGGGACCAGGTGATCTATTGCTCCGATCGCTGTCGCCACAACAAAAAGCCCGGGGTCTGA
- the ftsH gene encoding ATP-dependent zinc metalloprotease FtsH: MNQRWRVLALWLLPLAVVAFLGLQVLRSGNLGPNAPTAAPRNTAVARMSYGRFLDYVEAGRVTAVDIYDGGRNAVIEVVDPDLDNRVQRLRVDLPGLAPELVNNLKEQGISFDIHPPRQTPPALGILGNLLFPLLLIGSLIFLARRGNGMPGGPGQAMQFGKTKARFAMEAETGVKFNDVAGVEEAKQDLQEVVTFLKTPERFTSVGAKIPRGVLLVGPPGTGKTLLAKAIAGEAGVPFFSLSGSEFVEMFVGVGASRVRDLFKRAKENSPCLIFIDEIDAVGRQRGAGVGGGNDEREQTLNQLLTEMDGFEGNSGIIIIAATNRADVLDSALLRPGRFDRQVMVDVPDIKGRMEILKVHSRNKTLAEDVSLESIARRTPGFSGADLANLLNEAAILTARRRKEATTLAEIDDAVDRVIAGMEGKPLTDGRSKRLIAYHEVGHALVGTLVKAHDPVQKVTLIPRGQAQGLTWFSPDEEQMLVSRAQLRARIMGALGGRAAEDVVFGHAEVTTGAGGDIQQVASIARQMVTRFGMSDIGQFSLEAGNQEVFLGRDLMTRSDASNKMASRIDEAVRQIVQSCYADTVKLVAAHREAMDRVVEVLIEKESLDGDEFRAIVGEFTTIPEKERFSPLLNTEAAKPQPEPAQA, encoded by the coding sequence ATGAATCAGCGCTGGCGTGTTCTGGCTCTCTGGCTGCTGCCGTTGGCGGTGGTCGCATTCCTGGGGCTGCAGGTTCTCCGCAGTGGCAACCTCGGCCCCAACGCTCCCACCGCGGCACCGCGCAACACCGCCGTGGCCCGGATGAGTTACGGCCGCTTCCTCGACTACGTGGAGGCGGGCCGGGTCACCGCCGTGGACATCTACGACGGCGGCCGCAATGCCGTGATCGAGGTGGTGGATCCGGATCTCGACAACCGGGTGCAGCGTCTGCGGGTGGACCTCCCTGGCCTGGCACCCGAGCTGGTGAACAACCTCAAGGAGCAGGGCATCAGCTTCGACATCCACCCGCCCCGCCAGACCCCGCCCGCCCTGGGCATCCTCGGCAACCTGCTCTTTCCCCTGCTGCTGATCGGCTCGCTGATCTTTCTGGCCCGCCGCGGCAATGGCATGCCCGGTGGTCCCGGCCAGGCCATGCAGTTCGGCAAGACCAAGGCCCGCTTCGCCATGGAGGCCGAAACCGGCGTGAAGTTCAACGACGTGGCCGGGGTGGAAGAGGCCAAGCAGGACCTGCAGGAGGTGGTCACCTTCCTGAAGACCCCCGAGCGCTTCACCTCCGTGGGCGCCAAGATTCCCAGGGGTGTGCTGCTGGTGGGCCCTCCCGGCACCGGCAAGACCCTGCTGGCCAAGGCCATCGCCGGTGAAGCCGGTGTGCCCTTCTTCTCCCTCTCGGGCTCCGAGTTCGTGGAGATGTTCGTGGGCGTCGGCGCCAGCCGCGTGCGCGACCTGTTCAAGCGGGCCAAGGAGAACAGCCCCTGCCTGATCTTCATTGACGAGATCGACGCCGTCGGCCGCCAGCGGGGTGCCGGTGTGGGCGGCGGTAACGACGAGCGCGAGCAGACCCTCAACCAGCTGCTCACCGAAATGGACGGCTTCGAGGGCAACAGCGGCATCATCATCATCGCCGCCACCAACCGGGCGGACGTGCTCGATTCAGCCCTGCTGCGCCCGGGCCGCTTCGACCGGCAGGTGATGGTGGATGTGCCCGACATCAAGGGCCGGATGGAGATCCTCAAGGTGCACAGCCGCAACAAGACGCTCGCCGAGGACGTGAGCCTCGAGAGCATTGCCCGACGCACCCCGGGCTTCTCCGGCGCCGACCTGGCCAACCTGCTCAACGAGGCGGCCATTCTCACGGCCCGCCGCCGCAAGGAGGCCACCACCCTGGCCGAGATCGACGATGCCGTCGACCGGGTGATCGCCGGCATGGAGGGCAAGCCCCTCACCGACGGCCGCAGCAAGCGGCTGATCGCCTACCACGAGGTGGGCCACGCGCTGGTGGGCACCCTGGTGAAGGCCCACGACCCGGTGCAGAAGGTCACCCTGATCCCCCGCGGTCAGGCCCAGGGTCTCACCTGGTTCTCCCCCGATGAGGAGCAGATGCTGGTGAGCAGGGCCCAGCTGCGTGCCCGCATCATGGGTGCCCTGGGCGGACGGGCCGCCGAGGATGTGGTGTTCGGCCATGCTGAGGTGACCACCGGCGCCGGCGGCGACATCCAGCAGGTGGCCTCGATCGCCCGCCAGATGGTGACCCGTTTCGGCATGAGTGACATCGGCCAGTTCTCCCTGGAAGCCGGCAACCAGGAGGTGTTTCTGGGCCGCGATCTGATGACGCGCAGCGATGCCTCCAACAAGATGGCCAGCCGCATCGACGAGGCCGTGCGCCAGATCGTGCAGAGCTGCTATGCCGACACCGTGAAACTGGTGGCGGCCCACCGCGAAGCGATGGATCGGGTGGTGGAGGTGCTGATCGAGAAGGAGAGCCTCGATGGCGACGAGTTCCGCGCCATCGTGGGCGAATTCACCACCATCCCCGAGAAGGAGCGCTTCTCGCCCCTGCTCAACACCGAAGCCGCCAAGCCCCAGCCTGAACCGGCCCAGGCCTGA
- a CDS encoding DUF1830 domain-containing protein, whose translation MDQLACGYRNSSDRMVIARCFAGDSFFLERVVFPFELLSFTCPADADLEIWTHGLGGPELIETIPARDLVIDVSASQPPLEAVEGLIQDGLLESWAAAG comes from the coding sequence TTGGACCAGCTGGCATGCGGATATCGGAACAGCAGTGATCGGATGGTGATCGCCCGTTGTTTCGCTGGTGACTCGTTCTTCCTGGAGAGGGTGGTGTTTCCATTTGAGCTGCTCAGCTTCACCTGCCCGGCGGATGCCGACCTGGAGATCTGGACCCACGGGCTCGGGGGGCCTGAGCTGATCGAGACCATCCCGGCCAGGGATCTGGTGATCGACGTCAGTGCCAGCCAGCCTCCCCTGGAGGCGGTGGAGGGCCTGATTCAGGATGGACTGCTGGAGTCGTGGGCCGCTGCCGGCTGA
- a CDS encoding ABC transporter permease: protein MAPKLPVGETVGMALSTLRANRLRSLLTMLGIVIGNASVITLVGVGRGAQNLAEGQLSNLGANVLFVVPGNNDTRRQGIDFPKTLVLEDARAIAEQVPSVSRVAPQITLSEVLQVGGLTTSASVLGVTPEFLPVRQFEMEQGRFFSASDLEGARSLVVIGPDLAAKMFPAQEALGRTLRIRNQAFEVIGVLAPKGAVFGQNQDENAYIPLSTMVNQLSGRDPTYGISLNFISVEARDADSINAAAFQITNLLRQRHRILREDDFAVRSQKDALTIVSTITGGLTLMLAAIGGVSLLVGGIGIMNIMLVSVSERTAEIGLRKALGARSGDVLLQFLVESLVLASLGGAIGTAVGIGAVSLVGVVTPLPAAIGSGTVLLTVLLSGSIGLFFGVVPARRAAQLDPIVALRSL from the coding sequence ATGGCCCCCAAGCTCCCAGTCGGCGAAACGGTGGGGATGGCCCTCTCCACCCTGCGCGCCAACCGGCTGCGCAGCCTGCTCACCATGCTGGGCATCGTGATCGGCAATGCCTCCGTGATCACCCTGGTGGGGGTGGGTCGCGGCGCCCAGAACCTGGCCGAGGGCCAGCTCAGCAATCTGGGCGCCAACGTGCTGTTCGTGGTGCCCGGCAACAACGACACGCGCCGCCAGGGGATCGACTTCCCCAAGACCCTGGTGCTGGAGGACGCCAGGGCGATCGCCGAACAGGTGCCCAGCGTGAGCCGGGTGGCCCCCCAGATCACCCTCAGCGAGGTGCTCCAGGTGGGTGGCCTCACCACCAGTGCCTCCGTGCTGGGGGTGACGCCGGAGTTCCTGCCGGTGCGGCAGTTCGAGATGGAGCAGGGCCGCTTCTTCAGCGCCAGTGATCTGGAGGGGGCCCGCAGCCTGGTGGTGATCGGTCCGGACCTGGCCGCCAAGATGTTCCCGGCCCAGGAAGCCCTGGGACGCACCCTGCGCATCCGCAACCAGGCCTTCGAGGTGATCGGCGTGCTGGCGCCCAAGGGGGCGGTGTTCGGCCAGAACCAGGACGAGAACGCCTACATCCCCCTGAGCACGATGGTAAACCAGCTCTCGGGCCGGGATCCCACCTACGGCATCAGCCTCAATTTCATCAGCGTGGAGGCCCGCGATGCCGACAGCATCAACGCCGCCGCCTTCCAGATCACCAACCTGCTGCGTCAGCGCCACCGGATCCTGCGGGAGGACGACTTCGCCGTGCGGTCCCAGAAGGACGCCCTCACGATCGTCAGCACGATCACCGGCGGCCTCACCCTGATGCTGGCCGCAATCGGCGGCGTATCGCTGCTGGTGGGCGGCATCGGCATCATGAACATCATGCTGGTATCGGTGAGCGAGCGCACCGCCGAGATCGGGCTGCGCAAGGCCCTCGGCGCCCGCAGCGGCGACGTCCTGCTGCAGTTCCTGGTGGAGTCGCTGGTGCTGGCCAGCCTGGGAGGCGCCATCGGCACCGCCGTGGGCATCGGCGCCGTCAGCCTGGTGGGGGTGGTGACGCCCCTGCCGGCGGCGATCGGCAGCGGTACCGTCCTGCTCACGGTGCTCCTCTCCGGCTCGATCGGCCTGTTTTTCGGGGTGGTGCCGGCCCGTCGGGCAGCCCAGCTGGATCCGATCGTGGCGCTGCGCAGCCTCTGA
- the pyk gene encoding pyruvate kinase has translation MPKPDLMRRTKIVATIGPATESPERLRELIAAGATTFRLNFSHGDHSEHAARIATIRRVSAELGVHIGILQDLQGPKIRLGRFMDGPITLAKGDPFTLTSRDVACNRSIATVTYDNLADEVVSGSRILLDDGRVEMVVVEVDQASQTLQCRVTVGGVLSNNKGVNFPDVQLSIRALTEKDKIDLAFGLQQDVDWVALSFVRNPSDLLEIKELIASHGASTPVVAKIEKFEAIDQIDDILLLCDGVMVARGDLGVEMPAEEVPLLQKELIRKANSLGIPVITATQMLDSMVSCPRPTRAEVSDVANAILDGTDAVMLSNESAVGDFPVEAVATMATIARRIERDYPQRVIDSRMATTIPNAICQAVSTIARNLNAAAILPLTKSGGTARNVSKFRPSTPILAITSETKVARQLQLCWGVNPLLVQEQTSTTSTFSLATGMARELGFLQDGDLVVQTAGTLSGVSGSTDFIKVGIVAAVLNKGLGIGSGSVSGRVRLVDSPEAAAAIQTGEILVLREASPAYVEAFRKAKAVIAEAGGEDSSAAQIAQRTGIPAIVGVSDAIASLQQGEIVTLDLVRGEVHLSARSHNSDGKGAIV, from the coding sequence ATGCCCAAGCCCGATCTCATGCGTCGCACCAAGATCGTGGCCACGATCGGGCCAGCCACCGAATCACCCGAACGCCTGCGGGAATTGATCGCCGCCGGCGCTACCACCTTCCGCCTGAACTTCTCCCACGGCGACCACAGCGAGCACGCCGCCCGCATCGCCACCATCCGCCGGGTCTCCGCCGAGCTCGGCGTGCACATCGGCATCCTCCAGGACCTGCAGGGCCCCAAGATCCGCCTCGGCCGATTTATGGATGGGCCGATCACCCTGGCCAAGGGGGATCCCTTCACGCTCACATCCAGGGATGTGGCCTGCAACCGCAGCATCGCCACCGTCACCTACGACAACCTGGCCGATGAAGTGGTGAGCGGCAGCCGCATCCTGCTCGATGACGGCCGGGTGGAGATGGTGGTGGTGGAGGTGGACCAGGCCAGCCAGACCCTGCAATGCCGCGTCACGGTGGGTGGGGTGCTGTCCAACAACAAAGGGGTGAACTTCCCCGATGTGCAGCTCTCGATCCGCGCCCTCACAGAGAAGGACAAGATCGATCTGGCCTTCGGCCTGCAGCAGGACGTGGACTGGGTGGCCCTCAGCTTTGTGCGCAACCCCTCCGATCTGCTGGAGATCAAGGAGCTGATCGCCAGCCACGGCGCCAGCACGCCGGTGGTGGCCAAGATCGAGAAGTTCGAGGCCATCGACCAGATCGATGACATCCTGCTGCTCTGCGACGGGGTGATGGTGGCCCGGGGAGACCTGGGGGTGGAGATGCCGGCGGAAGAGGTGCCGCTGCTGCAGAAGGAATTGATCCGCAAGGCCAACAGCCTCGGCATCCCGGTGATCACCGCCACCCAGATGCTCGACTCGATGGTGAGCTGCCCCCGCCCCACCCGCGCCGAGGTGAGCGACGTGGCCAACGCCATCCTCGACGGCACCGATGCCGTGATGCTCTCCAATGAGAGCGCCGTGGGCGACTTCCCGGTGGAGGCGGTGGCCACCATGGCCACGATCGCGCGGCGGATCGAGCGCGACTACCCCCAGCGGGTGATCGACAGCCGCATGGCCACCACCATCCCCAACGCCATCTGCCAGGCGGTGAGCACCATCGCCCGCAACCTCAACGCGGCGGCGATCCTGCCCCTCACCAAGAGCGGCGGCACCGCCCGCAACGTGAGCAAGTTCCGCCCCAGCACGCCGATTCTGGCGATCACCAGCGAAACCAAGGTGGCGCGCCAGCTGCAGCTCTGCTGGGGGGTGAATCCCCTGTTGGTCCAGGAGCAGACGTCCACCACCAGCACCTTCAGTCTGGCCACCGGCATGGCCCGCGAGCTCGGCTTCCTCCAGGACGGTGACCTGGTGGTGCAGACCGCCGGCACCCTCTCGGGGGTGAGTGGCTCCACCGACTTCATCAAGGTGGGGATCGTGGCGGCCGTGCTCAACAAGGGCCTGGGCATCGGCAGCGGCTCGGTGAGCGGCAGGGTGCGGCTGGTGGACAGCCCGGAAGCAGCCGCAGCGATTCAAACCGGCGAGATCCTGGTGCTGCGTGAGGCCAGCCCCGCCTACGTGGAGGCCTTCCGCAAGGCCAAGGCGGTGATTGCCGAAGCGGGCGGTGAAGACAGCAGCGCTGCCCAGATCGCCCAGCGCACCGGCATCCCCGCGATCGTGGGTGTCAGCGATGCCATCGCCAGCCTGCAGCAGGGCGAGATCGTGACCCTCGATCTGGTGCGCGGCGAGGTGCATCTCAGCGCCCGCAGCCACAATTCCGACGGCAAGGGCGCCATCGTCTAG
- a CDS encoding nucleoside triphosphate pyrophosphohydrolase family protein — MDFSTYQQRSRETARYPDVGANPIYPTLGLCGEAGEVADKVKKVIRDQRGAFSAETVAALELELGDVLWYVAQLASELGLDLEGVAQANLSKLASRAARNVISGSGDDR, encoded by the coding sequence TTGGATTTCAGCACCTACCAACAGCGCAGCCGTGAGACAGCCCGCTATCCGGATGTGGGGGCCAATCCCATCTATCCCACCCTGGGTCTGTGCGGTGAAGCCGGCGAGGTGGCCGACAAGGTGAAGAAGGTGATCCGCGATCAGCGGGGGGCCTTCTCCGCCGAGACCGTGGCAGCCCTGGAGCTGGAGCTGGGCGATGTGCTCTGGTATGTGGCCCAGCTGGCCAGCGAGCTGGGGCTGGATCTCGAGGGGGTGGCCCAGGCCAACCTGTCCAAACTGGCCAGTCGTGCCGCCCGTAATGTGATCTCTGGCAGCGGTGACGATCGGTGA
- a CDS encoding YggT family protein, translating into MEVIATLLSVLSRTLEIYSLILLVRVLLSWFPNMDWSNPVLSTVSSITDPYLNAFRGLIPPIGGLDLSAILAFLALNLGQQLLGTASISVMASLY; encoded by the coding sequence ATGGAAGTGATTGCCACCCTGCTGAGCGTGCTCAGCCGCACTCTCGAGATCTACTCCCTGATCCTGCTGGTGCGCGTCCTGCTCAGCTGGTTCCCGAACATGGACTGGAGCAACCCGGTGCTGAGCACCGTGAGCTCCATCACCGACCCCTACCTCAATGCCTTTCGTGGGCTGATCCCACCCATCGGCGGCCTCGACCTCTCGGCGATCCTGGCGTTTCTGGCCCTGAATCTCGGCCAGCAACTGCTGGGTACGGCCAGCATCAGCGTGATGGCGAGCCTCTACTGA
- the scpB gene encoding SMC-Scp complex subunit ScpB, with the protein MAARLEAILYLKGKPLSLADLASIAAVERDEAELALIMLMADYAHRDTALEIRQEGNTFSLQLRESLTDLVQNLLPVDLSTASLRTLATIALKKRILQSELVELRGSGAYDHIKELLAQNFIERRRQSEGRSYWLSLSEKFHRTFAVRPDQQPTPAHTSPGQTDSRRAA; encoded by the coding sequence CTGGCAGCAAGGCTGGAGGCGATTCTCTACCTGAAGGGCAAGCCCCTCAGCCTGGCTGATCTGGCCAGCATCGCTGCCGTGGAGCGGGACGAGGCGGAGCTGGCCCTGATCATGCTCATGGCCGACTACGCCCATCGCGACACGGCCCTCGAGATCCGCCAAGAGGGCAACACCTTCAGCCTGCAACTGCGCGAGAGCCTCACCGATCTGGTGCAGAACCTTCTGCCCGTGGATCTTTCCACGGCATCCCTGCGCACCCTGGCCACCATCGCCCTGAAGAAGCGCATCCTGCAATCAGAACTGGTGGAACTGCGTGGCTCCGGCGCCTACGACCACATCAAGGAACTGCTGGCCCAGAACTTCATCGAGCGGCGCCGGCAGAGCGAAGGGAGGTCCTACTGGCTGAGCCTGAGCGAGAAATTCCACCGCACCTTTGCCGTTCGGCCCGACCAGCAGCCCACACCAGCCCACACCAGCCCAGGCCAGACCGACTCCAGGCGGGCTGCATAG